The Defluviitalea raffinosedens genome contains the following window.
GAATCAAATTAGGGTGAAGAAAAATTAATATGAAATTCTAAGATATATTAAGCATTAGTGAGTTTTTGTCCAAAATAAGGGGGACAATACGGTATCATCGCAACATATCAGATTCCAAGAATTATAACTAGAAAATATTACACTTGGGAGTCATTCCAAAAAGCAGATAGCTATATAGAAAAATTCAATCTTAGATATGATATGAAAGAAGCTAAACGCCTGGGAAAATCACAGGTTTTTGCAGTAACATATGAATTAAAAGGGCAATGAAAAAATGAATGATATATTTTATGCATCCGTCGGGGATGCATTTTTTGTTATGGAAAGTGATCAACTGTTTTTTGGATATGTTCATTATTATATAAAGAATATTAATTTAAGTATAAGGATTCTTCAATTTTTTTAATTTACTAGAAAAAAAATATATATTATGATAAAATTGTAATATTAACTGGCGTTTTTATAAAGTTCATGTCATATAAATTAAAGCAAAGTTGAAGTTAGGAGAAATTGGTAAAATGAGAAATATATTAATTGTTGAAGACAATCTGCAACAAAGAGAATATTTTGCCAAGATTGCATTAGAAATCAATCAAAATATCAAAGTTAAAACTGCTGCTTCGGCAAAAGAAGCATTTAAAATAGCAAAAGAGAATGATATAGATGCGTTCTTTATCGATATACGGCTTGTTGACGATAATGGAATAAAATTAGCTAAAAAATTAAGATGTTTTCAAAAGTATAAATTTACTCCCATGATATTCATTACGGCTTTACCCACAAAAGAAATGGAAGCATTTCATGATATTCATGCATATGATTATTTGATAAAGCCTTTTAAAAAAAGTGTTTTAGAACAGATTATGAGAAACATACTCATAGATTACTTTGAGAGTATTGATGATCAACAAGAAAAATATTTGATTCTTGACTTTAAGGGGATCAAGCAAAAAATAAGTTTATCAAATATTTGCTATATCGAATATAGATATAGAAAGATTGTAATTGTAACACAGTATGAAGAGATCATCTATAAGCATATTTCAATAAAAAAATTCATTACTCAATTAGATAGAAGATTTATTCAAGTCCATCAATCATTTGTGGTAAATAAAGAGTTTATTGAAAAAATCGATTTAAGACAGAAAGAGATTGCATTGCTAAAAAGAAAAGAGAGGATTCCAATTGGTACAAATTATAAAAAGAAGATAGGGGAAATCTTTGATGGAGATATATGAGAACATTATATTAGCACTTTTTGAGATCATTATTTCACTTTTACTACTTCATGGAATCATGAAACATCTTCATACGAATGTTTTTGATAAAATGTTATATATTATACTTGCTTCAGTGCTTATTGCTGCTTGCAATATGCTTATAAATGGTGATGAAATTTCGCATGTTTTAAATACTTTAGCATTATATACAACATTCATTTTGTATTTATGGAAAAATAAAGAAAAAAGTTTATCATCAAACACTATAATATTTTTTATCATTTTACTGTTTAGTATCATTATTCAGTTGTTCGTTATTATTGTATTAAGAATTTCAGTGAACAACTTTAAATGCACGTTTTTTGATGGGCTCATTGTTCAAATGTTAGGAACGATCCTCGTTTTATTGTTATCTAAAGTTTTACCATTATCGGATTTATATATACTTATTGAGAAAAAGTTTTTTAGAATTATGATTACGATTATTTCTATTTTGTATTATAGCATTTCT
Protein-coding sequences here:
- a CDS encoding LytR/AlgR family response regulator transcription factor, whose product is MRNILIVEDNLQQREYFAKIALEINQNIKVKTAASAKEAFKIAKENDIDAFFIDIRLVDDNGIKLAKKLRCFQKYKFTPMIFITALPTKEMEAFHDIHAYDYLIKPFKKSVLEQIMRNILIDYFESIDDQQEKYLILDFKGIKQKISLSNICYIEYRYRKIVIVTQYEEIIYKHISIKKFITQLDRRFIQVHQSFVVNKEFIEKIDLRQKEIALLKRKERIPIGTNYKKKIGEIFDGDI